AAAGATTACTTCTGGAATAAGCTCCTTTTCTTTAAGAAACCATACGAATATTATCCTAGTAAGGAGTCTTATAAGATTCTCCTCAATTTTACCTCCTGGGAAATAAGCATGTTTTAAAGACCATGCGTACCAATTTTGAATTTCCGTATAGAATTCTTTTGTAATAGGTTGAGTGCTAAAAGCGTTTATTACGTTATCCAGGGTATCGAAGGTCACATCATAGAGAGCTTTTTTAAAGGTACGGTAAGGTTTGTTTTTTGTTACAAAATATGTATGCCTTTTGTAATAACTGAAGTCTCTTTTTACCCCAGAAAAGATCGAGTAAATTAAAGAAAAACGAAAATTTTGCTTTTCATCAAAAAATACAAATATACCAGCTTGAATAGCATCAAGTTTTAATAATTTTTTAGCAAATTCATATTGTTTCTTCTTACTACTTCTTTCACTAAGCTCTCCTGTTGTTTTTATGGCATAAACCTTTATTATATTTTTATCACTAAGGCTTTTTTCTCCTATTTCGTATACTTCCTCAAAAATTTCTTCTGTATAGGGAATATTTCTATCATAAACATTGAAGTTTGGGTCTTTTCCGACAAGATATGATTTTAAATTCTCTTTTGAAAAATTTTTTATTAGGTTATCTATTAAACACTCAAGCTTGCTAGACATTTTCTTAAGAATTTTGTATTTTTCTATTTTCTATAGCTATTATAACTTCCTCTGCATGATTCTTCAAATCTATCTTCTCCAAAAAGTCCTCTCCTATAATATCTTTTAATTCTTCTAATCTTTTTATTTTTTCTTCAATGCTCATTTTTTCCATTTCTACAATCTGAGATAAAGTAAAGTCTGACAAAGTACCGAAACTCCTAATATCCTCAAGTAAATTTGAGATAAACTTTTCATAAGGCCTTATGAGATTATTTTCTTTTCCTCCCCATTCCTGTAAAAGGAAATTAAGTAGGTTAAAGGCTTTATCTCTTAAGCTTTTCCCTTTAGGGATGTAAAGCCTCTTGTAAGCTGTTTTATCTAAAGTTAATTGGTAATTTCTCCAGAAATTTTCACTCAATGGTAAACTTTTTTCATCTTTATCTGCTATGATTTTTTCGTATACTTCTTCGAAAGTAGAGGAGATTGGTTGCTTCTCAAGATAATCCTTATAACCTACAAATAGGTCTTTGTTTTTCTTTATAAATACCAATAACTCGTCCTTATCTCCCTTTTTAGCTACTTTAACCCTTACTGGCATATTTTTTATCTCTTCTATAATATCAGGATAAGCTTTTTCTATATTTTCATATTGTTTCCTGATTGTGGTAAAGAAACTCTCCTCTTCATCGTCCATATAAGTATTTAGCCTTCTATAAAGTTCCGCAGGCTGTGGTTCTTCGTCAGGATCAAAGATTTTTGCATCTTCTCCCAGTACATGGTGAATCATAAACATCTTTGTCTGAGCAATTTCTTTTGATTTTACTATATCTGCCCCTTTTTCTGTGGGGAAAAAGTTTAGTATATATATCTCATCATATACTTTTTTTCCGATCCTATTTATCCTTCCCACTCTTTGGATTACCCTTACAGGATTCCAGGGTATGTCATAGTTTATTACAACTCCAGCTCTGTTTAAATTAAATCCTTCAGAAAGTTTATCAGTAGTTAACAATATGTAATACCTATCTTCTTGATTTTTGTACTGGGCATCAAAATTCTTGTATATATCCTCGATTGTTCTTCTGCTCAGATCACCATAAGCAGTAAGAAGAATGTCTTGAAAATGCTTTTCTAGAATATTTTTTATATATATGGCAGTATCTAGATATTCCGTAAATATAACCACCTTTCTGTTTTTAAGAAGGTAAAATCTTATTTCTTCTATAAGTTTTTCTGACTTTGGATCTTTTTCTAACAATTTAAGATTTTTAATCTTTTCAATTAATCCATTGAATAAACTAAGATCGTTTTCTATATCAGCTATAAATTTAGTTTTTTCTTTAAATTTATCTAAATCATATACTTTATAATATTTACTGTTTATATTTTTATTTTTTAAATCTTCCTCATATTTTCTTAATTCTTCGAGAATAGCATCTGGATCTGCAGTTATAAGATCATCCATTAGTTTTCTATCTAAAATGAATTTATTTGTCTTTCTTACAAAATCAAGAGCAGTTTCATGCACATCTCTAAATCTTTCAATACTTTCTTTAAATGCTCCAAAACTACTTTCAAATCTTTTCACAAGTAGCCTTCTCATGAAATCATATAAATTTCTTTGATAAGTGTATAAAAATTGTTCCTCGCGGGAAATTTTACCTTCATATATTTCCTCTAATAAAGATTCTTGTTCAGTTTCCTCATAGCGAGCAGGAAAATAAATTGCACCTTTAAATATTCCTCCTTCTTCCAAAGGAGCAAAGGTTTTTATTACCTCATCGTAAAATTCTGACTCTTCTTTTGTGAGTTCAAAAAAACATTCTATGGGATCTTTTACCTCAGGAAGATCTATTTTTTCCCCATAGTATTTTAAATCAAGCCTATTTCTTCTTATAACTACAGGTTCTAGAGTGGCTCTGATTTCTTCAGCAAGTTTCTTTGTAAGAAATTTTACTTTACTTATCTCTATTTTGTCTTCTCTAAAAATTTCTTGATAATATCTTTCTGCTCTTTTTTTTCTTTTTCTATCCCTTGAATTCCAATAATTTTTTATATAAGCAAGCCTATAAAAATATATTTGATAAAAATTAAATTTTCCTTCCAGATCTTCATCCAATACTATGGAAGATCTTCTAGGAACTGTAAAAAGTTTTAGAAGAGAAAATAGATCAGAAGGTCTATTATTAAAAGGAGTAGCAGTTAACAGTATTACTGTTTTTCCCCTACATATCTCCTTTAGGTACTGATAACTTTGAGTATCTTCATTTCTGAAACGATGAGCTTCATCTACTATTATTACCTGTATATCTTCTTTATCTTTTACAAATTCAAGAACTTCTTCTAATTTTCCTAAGGATCTTACCTCCCAGTCATATAATTTAAAATCTTCAAGATATTTTCTCCAACCTGAAGTTTTATTCTCATCTCCTACAAGATGGGGAGGACATATGACAATACCTCTTTTCCCTAAGGACTTTGCCACAAGACAAGCGATTACAGTTTTTCCGAGCCCAACTACGTCAGCTATTATTGTTCCTCCATGAGCCTCACAATTTGCAAGAGCTTGAGCTACAGCTTCCAATTGATAGTTATAAGGTTTGTAGCCCTTTTCTATCATTAAATCTTCTAGTTCTCTCTTTATTATTTTTCCTTTATGAAGCTCAAGGTAAGTTTTTAATAAATATACATAAGCGGCAAAGGG
This genomic interval from Dictyoglomus sp. contains the following:
- a CDS encoding helicase-related protein; the protein is MSVFITNSEEKSLKKRLKELIYKSEELKFLVGFFYFSGVKEIYETLRKLDEEGRLRKGHIKILVGLDIDEGIWGIYENAIKEYIFNINKVKEKLFTSLRKAFNSKDLDNIEVYEQANFYIKLLKEEKLILKKTLEPNHAKLYLFKMDDSVKTIIPNLFITGSSNLTKAGIESQDEFNVEVKDYGFEEAERYFDELWNKAIDLTEEDINRVIHVIKKEGLLREISPFAAYVYLLKTYLELHKGKIIKRELEDLMIEKGYKPYNYQLEAVAQALANCEAHGGTIIADVVGLGKTVIACLVAKSLGKRGIVICPPHLVGDENKTSGWRKYLEDFKLYDWEVRSLGKLEEVLEFVKDKEDIQVIIVDEAHRFRNEDTQSYQYLKEICRGKTVILLTATPFNNRPSDLFSLLKLFTVPRRSSIVLDEDLEGKFNFYQIYFYRLAYIKNYWNSRDRKRKKRAERYYQEIFREDKIEISKVKFLTKKLAEEIRATLEPVVIRRNRLDLKYYGEKIDLPEVKDPIECFFELTKEESEFYDEVIKTFAPLEEGGIFKGAIYFPARYEETEQESLLEEIYEGKISREEQFLYTYQRNLYDFMRRLLVKRFESSFGAFKESIERFRDVHETALDFVRKTNKFILDRKLMDDLITADPDAILEELRKYEEDLKNKNINSKYYKVYDLDKFKEKTKFIADIENDLSLFNGLIEKIKNLKLLEKDPKSEKLIEEIRFYLLKNRKVVIFTEYLDTAIYIKNILEKHFQDILLTAYGDLSRRTIEDIYKNFDAQYKNQEDRYYILLTTDKLSEGFNLNRAGVVINYDIPWNPVRVIQRVGRINRIGKKVYDEIYILNFFPTEKGADIVKSKEIAQTKMFMIHHVLGEDAKIFDPDEEPQPAELYRRLNTYMDDEEESFFTTIRKQYENIEKAYPDIIEEIKNMPVRVKVAKKGDKDELLVFIKKNKDLFVGYKDYLEKQPISSTFEEVYEKIIADKDEKSLPLSENFWRNYQLTLDKTAYKRLYIPKGKSLRDKAFNLLNFLLQEWGGKENNLIRPYEKFISNLLEDIRSFGTLSDFTLSQIVEMEKMSIEEKIKRLEELKDIIGEDFLEKIDLKNHAEEVIIAIENRKIQNS